One window of Brevinematales bacterium genomic DNA carries:
- a CDS encoding pyridoxal phosphate-dependent aminotransferase, whose protein sequence is MKEFNKSKKLEHVLYDIRGPVLDEAMRLEKEGHRIIKLNTGNPAPFSLFAPDQVLEDVISNLDKAQGYSDSKGLYSARRAIQIYTENVGIQNVDVEDIYIGNGVSELIVMAMQGLLDRGDEILLPAPDYPLWTAAVSLSGGNPVHYICDEASDWAPDVEDIRKKITDKTKGIVIINPNNPTGAVYSKQLLMDLIQLAREHQLIVFSDEIYDRILYDGSVHYPTASLADDLLIITLNGLSKSHRIAGFRVGWMTISGNKSTAQDYIDGLNMLANMRLCSNVPAQFAVQAALGDPESIQQLTRPGGRLYDQRNYAYDHVIDLPGFSCVKPKGAFYLFPKFDTKKYNIKSDVKFIYDILTEKHILLVQGTGFNWPSPDHLRVVFLPPLEDLKTVFTDISDFLAGYKQA, encoded by the coding sequence ATGAAAGAATTCAACAAGTCCAAAAAGCTCGAACATGTGTTGTACGACATCCGCGGCCCGGTGCTCGACGAAGCGATGCGTCTTGAAAAAGAAGGCCACCGCATCATCAAGCTGAACACGGGCAATCCCGCGCCCTTCAGCCTCTTCGCACCCGATCAGGTGCTCGAGGATGTGATCTCGAATCTCGACAAAGCGCAGGGTTACAGCGATTCCAAGGGACTTTACTCCGCCCGCCGCGCCATCCAGATATACACTGAAAACGTCGGCATACAAAATGTCGATGTCGAGGATATTTATATCGGTAACGGCGTCAGCGAATTGATCGTGATGGCGATGCAGGGATTATTGGATCGAGGGGACGAGATTCTTCTGCCCGCCCCGGATTACCCGTTGTGGACGGCCGCGGTCTCCCTTTCGGGCGGCAACCCGGTGCATTATATATGCGACGAGGCCTCCGACTGGGCGCCGGATGTCGAGGATATCAGGAAAAAGATCACCGATAAAACCAAGGGGATTGTCATTATTAACCCGAACAACCCCACGGGCGCGGTCTATTCGAAACAGCTGCTGATGGACCTGATTCAGCTCGCGCGCGAGCATCAACTGATCGTGTTTTCCGACGAGATCTACGACCGTATTTTATACGACGGATCGGTGCATTACCCGACCGCTTCTCTCGCGGACGACCTCCTGATTATCACGTTGAACGGGCTTTCAAAGTCGCACCGTATCGCGGGATTCCGCGTAGGGTGGATGACGATCAGCGGGAATAAATCCACCGCGCAGGACTATATCGACGGCCTGAATATGCTCGCCAATATGCGGTTATGCTCAAATGTCCCCGCGCAGTTCGCGGTACAGGCGGCATTGGGCGACCCCGAAAGCATCCAGCAGTTGACACGGCCGGGCGGGCGTCTTTACGATCAGCGGAATTACGCATACGACCATGTTATCGACCTCCCGGGATTCTCCTGCGTCAAGCCTAAAGGGGCGTTTTACCTGTTCCCGAAGTTCGACACGAAAAAATACAATATTAAAAGCGATGTGAAGTTCATCTATGATATTCTGACCGAGAAGCACATTCTGCTGGTGCAGGGTACCGGCTTTAACTGGCCGAGCCCGGATCATCTCCGGGTCGTGTTCCTTCCCCCGCTCGAAGATTTAAAAACGGTCTTTACCGATATTTCGGATTTTCTCGCTGGGTATAAACAAGCCTAA
- a CDS encoding amidohydrolase family protein: MRYAIEGGTIVTPDDILRNKKIIVNNDVIEDITENTAGVDYTLKMDDASLIFPGLINAHDHLLGTYYPRIGFGPYLNWLPWDNDLKECPLYEERSAISNFDLYLLGVYRNIVSGVTTVSDHIPHSVNAPFIDKLPMRVLWDYGMQHECVSFDLRWGGSMSDEHKYAVDNDLPFLTHIEEGYDEEATLGIEILQEMKVLDDHSVLVHGISLSKQDITAIAKAKANVVWCPTSNYFMFKDTTNIRELLKQNVNVSLGTDSPMSGGMNLLEEMQFAVSLYWQLYQEKLDYKTLVQMVTTRPAKAFRLKKLGKIEAGYTADFTILKNGNSSDPYESLIHSWLENIRLVISGGVPLYGLAGDKDFFGKFEKEYQILKISGEDRLLIGQPENLYERIWENVKFKKVLPFLPVDIYE; the protein is encoded by the coding sequence ATGAGATACGCCATCGAGGGCGGAACCATTGTTACGCCGGACGATATTCTACGGAATAAGAAAATCATCGTTAATAACGATGTAATCGAAGATATTACCGAAAACACCGCGGGCGTCGATTATACCCTCAAGATGGACGATGCGTCGTTAATCTTTCCGGGGCTGATCAACGCGCACGATCACCTGCTGGGGACTTATTATCCCCGCATCGGATTCGGCCCGTACCTCAACTGGCTGCCCTGGGATAACGACCTCAAGGAGTGCCCGTTATACGAGGAACGCAGCGCGATATCGAACTTCGATCTTTACCTGCTTGGCGTATACCGGAACATCGTTTCCGGCGTTACGACGGTCTCCGACCATATCCCTCATTCGGTAAACGCCCCGTTTATCGATAAGCTCCCGATGCGGGTACTTTGGGATTACGGAATGCAGCACGAATGCGTGAGTTTCGACCTGCGATGGGGCGGTTCAATGAGCGATGAGCATAAATATGCCGTAGATAACGATCTCCCGTTCCTCACCCATATCGAGGAAGGTTACGACGAAGAAGCGACGCTCGGGATTGAGATATTACAGGAAATGAAGGTGCTGGACGACCATTCCGTGCTCGTGCATGGCATCTCGTTATCCAAGCAGGATATAACCGCGATAGCGAAGGCTAAGGCGAATGTCGTCTGGTGCCCTACGTCGAATTATTTCATGTTCAAGGATACGACGAATATCCGAGAACTCCTGAAGCAGAACGTCAACGTGAGTCTGGGTACCGATTCCCCGATGTCGGGCGGAATGAACCTGCTCGAGGAAATGCAGTTCGCGGTAAGCCTGTACTGGCAGCTATATCAGGAAAAACTGGACTATAAGACTCTCGTACAGATGGTCACAACCCGTCCGGCGAAGGCGTTCCGGCTGAAAAAGCTCGGAAAAATAGAAGCCGGTTATACCGCCGATTTTACGATCCTGAAGAACGGGAATTCCTCCGATCCCTACGAATCCCTGATTCATTCATGGCTGGAAAATATCCGTCTGGTTATCAGCGGCGGAGTCCCTCTCTATGGACTGGCCGGCGATAAGGATTTCTTCGGTAAATTCGAGAAGGAATACCAGATTTTAAAGATCAGCGGGGAAGACAGGCTCCTGATCGGCCAGCCCGAGAATCTTTACGAACGGATTTGGGAAAATGTGAAGTTTAAAAAGGTTCTACCCTTTTTACCGGTTGACATTTATGAATAA
- a CDS encoding cyclic nucleotide-binding domain-containing protein, producing MPIERKYSQGSIIYFEHEEGDEIYILKSGRLDISYLEPQSGEKITKTLNQGEFLGLKSAVINHTRDEMAEAITDCICVVFKTKEFEDFVAKKVDLLKRLLQVLSNQLRNLGYKVNNYLGNNVLEPPNIGLFKIGEYYLTTKKYRQAKTVYERYIKAYPETNLIEEAQYRIKLAEEAIRTGLAGKYKPVNEIIGAEAGGTVLGVADVKTGQAPVHSKLGLREFMDSFYKAEGFYKAEQYEDARKLFVGIMDSDNKIVSSDLRNRAKFTYIETLHKLKDYMECTKIIMEFVQSTKDPTLIKQALFILVEIYKEIQKPDMARGVLQKIVMLTPIDQLSRRAKEMMDKM from the coding sequence ATGCCTATAGAACGCAAGTATAGCCAGGGCTCCATTATCTATTTCGAACATGAAGAAGGGGACGAGATTTACATCCTGAAATCGGGTCGTTTGGATATCAGCTATCTGGAACCTCAATCGGGAGAAAAGATCACCAAAACACTCAACCAGGGCGAGTTCCTCGGTTTAAAATCCGCTGTCATCAATCACACCCGGGACGAAATGGCCGAAGCGATAACGGATTGTATCTGCGTCGTGTTCAAGACGAAGGAATTCGAGGATTTTGTCGCGAAAAAAGTCGACCTCCTCAAGCGTCTCCTCCAAGTCCTGTCAAACCAATTACGTAATCTCGGATATAAGGTCAATAACTACCTCGGAAACAACGTGCTCGAGCCACCCAATATCGGATTGTTCAAAATCGGGGAATACTACCTCACCACGAAAAAATACCGTCAGGCAAAAACGGTCTACGAGCGTTATATCAAGGCCTACCCCGAGACCAACCTGATCGAAGAAGCGCAGTACCGTATCAAGCTCGCGGAAGAAGCGATCCGCACTGGGCTTGCCGGTAAGTACAAACCTGTGAACGAAATCATCGGCGCGGAAGCAGGCGGGACTGTCCTCGGGGTCGCCGATGTTAAGACCGGGCAGGCTCCCGTACACTCCAAACTCGGCCTCCGCGAGTTTATGGACAGCTTCTATAAAGCCGAGGGGTTCTATAAAGCCGAACAGTACGAGGACGCGCGTAAACTTTTCGTCGGCATCATGGACTCCGATAATAAAATCGTCAGTTCCGACCTCCGTAACCGCGCAAAATTCACCTATATCGAAACCCTGCATAAACTGAAAGATTATATGGAATGCACCAAGATAATCATGGAATTCGTGCAGAGTACGAAAGACCCGACCCTTATCAAGCAGGCGCTGTTCATACTGGTCGAGATTTATAAGGAAATCCAGAAGCCCGATATGGCGCGCGGCGTCCTCCAGAAGATCGTGATGCTGACGCCGATCGACCAGTTGTCCCGTAGGGCGAAAGAAATGATGGATAAAATGTAG
- a CDS encoding cyclic nucleotide-binding domain-containing protein produces the protein MAEETLNKFEQSYKAGDIIFCEYEKGEEFYIVKEGKVRITKIQDNKEKTLDVFEVSQIFGEMAIIEDAPRSATAVAETDVKLVVLKKQSFFELLGTQPAWALSLIKILSKRIFDAQRRLRILSLDEDEAKVLDTILMLVEWKGINPENYPSNAPIPFDGVNSETLAHWCGLSTRDCEIHIDRYVRMGRLERTGNNLVVKNLNEIARIVKNKRKLQENKE, from the coding sequence ATGGCCGAAGAAACATTAAATAAATTCGAGCAATCCTATAAAGCCGGCGATATTATCTTCTGCGAATACGAAAAAGGCGAAGAATTTTATATAGTCAAAGAAGGAAAGGTTCGTATCACCAAGATACAGGACAATAAAGAAAAGACTCTCGACGTATTCGAGGTGTCGCAGATATTCGGCGAGATGGCGATTATCGAGGACGCCCCGCGCAGCGCCACCGCTGTCGCCGAAACTGACGTGAAACTGGTCGTACTGAAAAAGCAGAGCTTTTTCGAACTTCTCGGCACACAGCCCGCATGGGCATTGTCGCTGATAAAAATTCTCTCCAAGCGCATATTCGACGCCCAGCGCCGTCTGCGGATTCTCTCGCTCGACGAGGACGAGGCTAAGGTGCTCGACACTATCCTGATGCTCGTCGAATGGAAGGGCATCAATCCCGAAAACTACCCATCGAACGCCCCTATCCCGTTCGATGGCGTCAACAGCGAGACTCTCGCCCACTGGTGCGGACTCAGCACCCGCGACTGCGAGATCCATATCGACCGTTATGTCCGCATGGGGCGTCTCGAACGCACCGGGAATAACCTGGTCGTGAAGAACCTCAACGAAATCGCGCGTATTGTCAAAAATAAGCGCAAGCTCCAGGAAAATAAGGAATGA
- a CDS encoding P-II family nitrogen regulator, protein MIYARIVCKPFRVNNIPENIIERFYYEEVLGLGYHPETYKAKRRALLSGLPRIAIDASFGEISEIEAVRQSLRTGERGDGKIFVLPVEKVVEF, encoded by the coding sequence ATGATCTACGCGCGGATTGTCTGTAAGCCATTCCGTGTCAATAACATCCCAGAAAATATCATCGAACGTTTCTATTACGAGGAAGTCCTCGGACTGGGGTATCACCCCGAGACCTATAAGGCGAAGCGCCGCGCGTTGTTGTCCGGCCTCCCGCGTATCGCTATCGACGCATCGTTCGGCGAAATCTCCGAGATCGAGGCGGTGCGCCAGTCCCTCCGTACCGGGGAACGCGGCGACGGGAAAATCTTCGTCCTGCCGGTGGAGAAGGTCGTGGAGTTTTAA
- a CDS encoding GIY-YIG nuclease family protein produces the protein MKNLYNIWNELIPNIDEIFNDIKTISIDTLPNFAFDYIFMPSPIRNGGVDYLPIDANISKVCKKINNSGNKIKVSTIESGLYILQDLKNDYQYIGESKYILSRIKQHFCRTDYHSANLVYMMLKHGKSKDEIIALKESFKEQCKNLQEKMRKEWKITFIPFNNYDPYIIHFYEIYFSCKLHSLYNTYKTH, from the coding sequence ATGAAAAACTTATATAATATTTGGAATGAATTAATACCTAACATAGATGAAATTTTTAACGATATAAAAACAATAAGTATTGATACATTACCCAACTTCGCATTTGATTATATTTTTATGCCATCACCAATACGAAATGGAGGAGTAGACTATTTACCGATAGATGCTAATATTTCTAAAGTCTGTAAAAAAATAAATAACTCAGGAAATAAAATAAAAGTATCAACAATAGAGTCAGGATTATACATCTTACAAGATCTGAAAAATGACTATCAATACATAGGAGAATCGAAATATATATTATCTCGTATAAAACAACATTTCTGCAGAACGGACTATCATTCCGCAAATTTAGTATATATGATGCTGAAACATGGTAAAAGTAAAGATGAAATTATAGCACTTAAAGAATCTTTTAAAGAACAATGTAAAAATCTTCAGGAAAAAATGAGAAAGGAGTGGAAAATAACATTTATTCCCTTTAATAATTATGACCCATATATAATACATTTTTATGAAATATATTTTTCATGCAAATTACATTCACTATATAATACTTATAAAACTCATTAA
- a CDS encoding 2-isopropylmalate synthase — MDKVYIFDTTLRDGEQSPGASMGPMEKLKFAKQLELLNVDIIEAGFAVSSPVQFDAIRMIADEVRKPVICSLARAVDGDIEAAGKAIKSAARHRIHTFIATSPIHREHKLKMSREEVLKRAVHAVEYARTFTPDVEFSAEDATRTEPDFLCEVVQAAIAAGATTINIPDTVGYTFPTEFREIIGDLFKKVTNIDKAVISVHCHNDLGLASANSLAAVQAGARQIEVSMNGIGERAGNAALEEVIMSMAIRRDIFPYEYGINTKEIYKASKLLISIIGIPVSPYKPIVGKNAFSHESGIHQDGFLKERSTYEIMTPEQIGRPSSELVLGRHSGRHGLKVRLKELGYELSAEDFDRVFVRFQELADKKKAVYDDELIAIMEENTGVQTAEIYAIQQVQIVSGNQAIPTATVVIDHSGETRKEAATGNGPVDAIYNAIDRVTNVAVELEDYEVTSISAGQDAMGEVSVTVRRDGQTYAGHASSTDILMASAKAYMNAINKIIYMEKKTK, encoded by the coding sequence ATGGATAAAGTATATATTTTCGATACGACATTAAGGGACGGCGAACAATCCCCCGGCGCAAGTATGGGGCCGATGGAGAAACTGAAGTTCGCCAAACAGTTGGAATTGCTGAACGTGGATATTATCGAAGCCGGGTTCGCGGTATCGTCGCCGGTACAGTTCGACGCGATCCGCATGATCGCGGACGAGGTACGTAAGCCGGTGATCTGCTCGTTAGCCCGCGCGGTCGACGGCGATATCGAGGCGGCGGGCAAGGCGATCAAGTCAGCCGCGCGCCACCGTATCCACACGTTTATCGCGACCTCGCCGATTCACCGCGAGCATAAGCTGAAGATGAGCCGCGAGGAAGTATTGAAGCGCGCCGTGCATGCGGTGGAGTACGCCCGGACGTTTACTCCCGATGTGGAATTTTCCGCCGAGGACGCGACCCGTACCGAGCCGGATTTCCTGTGCGAGGTGGTGCAGGCCGCTATCGCCGCGGGCGCGACTACGATCAATATTCCCGATACGGTCGGGTACACGTTCCCCACGGAATTCCGGGAGATCATCGGGGATTTGTTCAAAAAGGTAACGAATATCGATAAGGCCGTTATCAGCGTGCATTGCCATAACGATTTGGGATTGGCGTCCGCGAACTCGCTGGCGGCGGTACAGGCCGGGGCGCGGCAGATCGAGGTCTCTATGAACGGGATCGGCGAACGCGCCGGAAACGCCGCGTTGGAGGAAGTGATTATGTCCATGGCTATCCGCAGGGACATTTTCCCCTACGAGTACGGTATCAACACGAAGGAGATTTATAAGGCTTCCAAGCTGTTGATATCGATTATCGGCATCCCCGTGTCCCCGTACAAACCCATAGTCGGGAAGAACGCGTTCTCGCACGAGTCCGGTATCCACCAGGACGGATTCCTGAAGGAACGCAGTACTTACGAGATAATGACCCCCGAACAGATCGGGCGGCCGTCGTCCGAATTGGTGTTGGGGCGGCATTCCGGCAGGCACGGGCTGAAAGTCCGGCTGAAGGAACTGGGGTATGAATTGTCCGCGGAGGATTTCGACCGCGTGTTCGTGCGCTTCCAGGAGTTGGCTGATAAGAAGAAAGCCGTGTACGACGACGAGCTGATCGCGATAATGGAAGAGAACACCGGCGTACAGACCGCCGAGATATACGCAATCCAGCAGGTGCAGATTGTCAGCGGGAACCAGGCTATCCCCACCGCGACAGTGGTTATCGACCATTCCGGGGAGACCCGCAAGGAGGCCGCCACCGGTAACGGGCCTGTCGACGCTATCTATAACGCGATCGACCGTGTCACGAACGTCGCGGTGGAGTTGGAGGATTACGAGGTGACTTCGATATCCGCCGGGCAGGACGCGATGGGCGAGGTATCGGTGACAGTGCGGCGCGACGGGCAGACCTACGCCGGGCACGCGTCCTCGACCGATATTCTCATGGCGTCGGCTAAGGCGTATATGAACGCGATCAACAAGATCATCTACATGGAAAAAAAGACAAAGTAA
- the queF gene encoding NADPH-dependent 7-cyano-7-deazaguanine reductase QueF has protein sequence MPTNKESSDYSGLQNEIPGLKIDPPLEVIENVYRDRDYWVEYFTDEFTSICPKTGLPDFASLSIQYIPGDFLVEEKALKLYLNGYRNLGIFQENATNKILDDFVEAVKPRYVNVTAEWNKRGGIGTKVEAEWGTPDTNP, from the coding sequence ATGCCGACAAATAAGGAAAGTTCGGATTATTCCGGGTTACAGAATGAAATCCCCGGATTGAAGATAGACCCGCCGCTAGAGGTAATCGAGAACGTTTACCGCGACAGGGACTACTGGGTGGAGTATTTTACCGACGAGTTTACGTCGATATGCCCTAAGACCGGACTGCCGGATTTCGCGAGCCTGTCCATCCAGTATATACCGGGTGATTTCCTGGTGGAGGAGAAGGCGCTGAAGCTTTACCTGAACGGCTACCGGAACCTTGGGATATTTCAGGAGAACGCGACTAATAAGATACTCGACGATTTTGTCGAGGCGGTCAAACCCCGTTATGTCAACGTTACCGCCGAATGGAATAAGCGCGGGGGGATCGGTACGAAGGTCGAGGCGGAGTGGGGTACGCCGGATACAAATCCCTGA
- a CDS encoding YjbQ family protein, whose amino-acid sequence MVKTSSIPVRTRGQFDIIDITDAVRNIAGESGISDGIVNIFCAGSTGAITTIEYEPGLKADIKEYLGRLFPRSENYQHHETWGDDNGSGHLLSALLKTSFTVPVVKSRLTLGTWQQIVFIECDTRSRSRDLIVQIVGC is encoded by the coding sequence ATGGTAAAAACATCGTCAATCCCCGTGCGTACGCGCGGACAATTCGATATTATCGATATCACCGACGCGGTGCGAAATATCGCCGGGGAGTCCGGGATATCCGACGGTATCGTCAATATATTCTGCGCGGGTTCCACAGGCGCGATTACGACTATCGAGTACGAACCCGGCCTGAAGGCGGATATCAAGGAATACCTCGGGCGATTGTTCCCGCGCAGTGAAAACTACCAGCACCACGAGACATGGGGCGACGATAACGGGAGCGGACATCTCCTGAGCGCGCTCCTGAAAACATCGTTCACCGTACCCGTCGTGAAAAGCCGCCTCACCCTCGGGACATGGCAGCAGATCGTGTTCATCGAATGCGACACCCGTTCCCGCTCCCGCGACCTGATAGTCCAGATAGTCGGCTGCTGA